In one window of Waddliaceae bacterium DNA:
- the lon gene encoding endopeptidase La, translating into MDSLDLDNNGGDADSYEPLSLHIDENNIVDLDNISHIKGLYILPITRRPFFPGMAAPIIIEPGPFYEVLKLVANSKNKLVGLVLTKEEDADPITVGFKGLNKVGVLAHILRIIPIEGGGAQIILSMEKRITIKGSKSEKPHLRAAVDIYDDKSSRTSKTLKAYSMSIIATIKDLLKVNPIFQEELQIFLGHSDFTEPGKLADFAVALTTASREELQDVLETFSIRERTEKTLMLLKKELDISKLQNTINKKIERNLSKSQREFFLTEQLKTIKKELGMEKDEKTSDIEKFKKRLESRVVSENVQKVIDDEIEKLSALEPQSAEYAVSRGYLDWLTIMPWGVVSEDANSFSEAEDILEKDHYGLEDIKKRILEFIGVGKLSGGVKGSIICFVGPPGVGKTSVGMSIARALNREFYRFSVGGVRDEAEIKGHRRTYIGAMPGKISQALKITGTMNPVIMIDEIDKMSVSYQGDPAAAMMEVLDPDQNVAFVDHYLDVPCDLSDVLFIVTANVLDTIPEPLQDRMDIMRLSGYIREEKMEIAKRYLVPKNRKKMGLKSKDLAFSQRGIHAIIEGYAREPGVRTLENLIKKIMRKVAVKIVKASEGKTGKKKRATKKKPHKKYSLTTANIEEYLDKPLFDSEKYYKRTPVGVAMGLAWTSHGGTTLYIESIRVKSEKLLLQLTGQAGDVMKESSEIAWSFIHSAIGRYAPDVPFFEGEQVHMHIPEGAVPKDGPSAGITMATSLLSLVTGTPILHNLAMTGELTLTGRVLAIGGLKEKMIAAKRSGVTTIILPKDNLRNYDKIPDHIKEGLTAHMVEYFDEVIDIAFPKGFKKKKGAKKR; encoded by the coding sequence ATTGATTCTTTAGACCTTGATAACAATGGTGGCGATGCAGACTCTTACGAGCCTTTATCGTTACACATCGACGAGAATAACATTGTCGACCTCGACAATATTTCTCATATCAAGGGTTTATATATTTTGCCTATAACGCGTCGTCCTTTTTTTCCTGGGATGGCGGCTCCTATCATCATCGAGCCGGGTCCTTTTTATGAGGTATTGAAGCTTGTAGCGAATTCCAAGAACAAACTTGTTGGTCTTGTCCTTACCAAGGAAGAAGACGCCGACCCTATCACTGTAGGGTTCAAGGGTCTTAATAAGGTCGGTGTTTTGGCGCACATTCTTCGTATCATCCCTATTGAGGGTGGTGGTGCGCAGATTATTTTGAGTATGGAGAAGCGTATTACCATCAAGGGTTCGAAGTCTGAGAAGCCACACCTTCGTGCTGCTGTAGACATCTATGACGACAAAAGCTCGAGGACTTCCAAGACGCTCAAGGCGTATTCCATGAGCATCATTGCTACTATTAAAGATCTTCTTAAGGTAAACCCCATCTTCCAGGAAGAGCTACAGATATTTTTGGGGCATTCCGACTTCACCGAGCCTGGAAAGCTTGCAGATTTTGCTGTAGCGCTTACTACAGCATCGCGCGAGGAGCTTCAGGATGTCCTTGAGACTTTCAGCATCCGCGAGCGTACGGAGAAGACGTTGATGTTGTTGAAGAAGGAGCTTGACATCAGCAAGCTACAGAATACTATCAACAAGAAGATCGAGCGCAATCTTTCAAAAAGCCAGCGCGAATTTTTCTTGACGGAGCAGCTCAAGACGATAAAGAAAGAGCTTGGCATGGAGAAAGACGAGAAGACTAGCGACATCGAGAAGTTCAAGAAGCGCCTCGAAAGCCGTGTTGTCTCTGAAAATGTGCAGAAGGTCATCGACGATGAGATTGAGAAGCTTTCGGCGTTAGAGCCACAGTCTGCCGAGTATGCAGTATCGCGAGGGTATCTCGACTGGCTTACTATCATGCCTTGGGGTGTCGTCAGCGAAGACGCCAACAGTTTCTCCGAGGCGGAAGATATCCTTGAGAAGGATCACTATGGTTTAGAGGATATCAAGAAAAGGATCTTAGAATTTATCGGCGTAGGGAAACTTTCTGGTGGTGTAAAGGGAAGTATTATCTGCTTCGTCGGCCCTCCTGGTGTTGGGAAGACTAGCGTTGGCATGAGCATAGCGCGCGCGCTAAACAGGGAGTTCTACAGGTTCTCTGTCGGTGGCGTACGTGATGAGGCGGAGATCAAAGGTCACCGTAGGACGTATATCGGTGCAATGCCTGGGAAGATATCACAGGCGCTGAAGATAACGGGGACGATGAATCCTGTAATCATGATCGATGAGATCGACAAGATGTCGGTATCATACCAGGGCGATCCTGCCGCTGCTATGATGGAAGTTTTGGATCCCGACCAGAACGTCGCCTTCGTCGACCACTACCTCGACGTCCCATGCGACCTTTCTGATGTGTTGTTCATCGTCACTGCCAACGTCTTAGACACCATCCCTGAGCCTTTACAGGACAGGATGGATATCATGAGGTTGTCGGGGTATATCCGTGAGGAGAAGATGGAAATTGCTAAGAGATATCTTGTCCCTAAGAACCGCAAAAAGATGGGCTTGAAGTCAAAAGACCTAGCCTTCTCACAACGAGGGATCCATGCTATCATCGAAGGTTATGCCCGAGAGCCTGGCGTCCGTACTTTAGAGAATCTCATCAAAAAGATCATGAGGAAGGTTGCCGTTAAGATCGTCAAGGCTTCCGAGGGAAAGACAGGCAAGAAGAAAAGGGCTACAAAGAAAAAGCCTCATAAGAAATATTCTTTGACGACAGCAAACATCGAAGAGTATCTCGACAAGCCTCTTTTCGACAGCGAAAAGTATTACAAGCGAACTCCTGTCGGCGTTGCTATGGGTCTTGCATGGACGTCTCACGGCGGTACTACGCTGTATATTGAGTCGATACGCGTCAAGAGCGAGAAACTTCTTCTGCAGCTTACTGGACAGGCAGGCGACGTCATGAAAGAAAGCTCTGAGATAGCGTGGAGTTTCATACATAGCGCCATTGGAAGATATGCTCCTGATGTTCCTTTCTTCGAAGGTGAACAGGTTCATATGCATATCCCTGAAGGTGCTGTCCCTAAAGACGGACCTTCTGCGGGTATCACGATGGCAACGTCGCTACTATCGCTTGTCACGGGAACGCCGATACTCCACAATCTTGCTATGACTGGAGAATTGACCCTTACTGGTAGGGTTCTCGCTATAGGAGGCCTTAAAGAGAAGATGATCGCAGCGAAGCGTTCTGGTGTAACTACTATAATATTACCAAAAGACAACCTACGAAATTATGACAAGATCCCCGACCATATCAAGGAAGGTCTTACTGCCCATATGGTAGAGTATTTCGACGAAGTCATCGACATCGCCTTCCCGAAGGGTTTCAAGAAGAAAAAAGGCGCGAAAAAACGATGA